A single window of Acidobacteriota bacterium DNA harbors:
- a CDS encoding PDZ domain-containing protein has translation MTILLILPGVILASGNTGAGDSAETSPPPGAYRILADDGTIQFPFDIYRGDIRFLCEVNGRQVHMLLDDGYMWDQLLFWGSPEVDSLGLVYDGEIGVGNEDSEKLVSKTASGITVGLPGVTFIEQTAVVTPYSSGNSSMWSGSVGQISATFFRHFVVDINFDKMIITLREPGNYEYGGKGVAIPWQPLGFGPWSIPATLQMQDGRSISMKLLMDLGYNDRLQLVVGGEHNITLPEMKLPASLGFNIQRVETRGFVARLPQIDIGGYRINDLIASYVSEEHRDQAIYEAMIGLELLSRFNLVFDYHRRRLFVEPNSSFDTPFEYDMSGFVMAVALQGYAIIQQVHERSPAEEAGLQVGDKILRINDKLITDYGSLDLRSMFKQEGAVVNVRIERDSEEKEVSLILRRII, from the coding sequence ATGACTATTCTGCTCATTCTACCGGGCGTTATTCTGGCGTCTGGTAACACCGGCGCTGGCGACAGCGCTGAGACAAGCCCGCCGCCCGGCGCTTATAGAATATTGGCAGATGACGGCACGATACAATTCCCTTTTGATATATACAGGGGCGACATTCGTTTTCTGTGTGAGGTGAACGGTCGGCAGGTTCACATGCTCCTCGATGACGGATACATGTGGGACCAGCTCCTTTTCTGGGGCAGTCCCGAAGTTGATTCTCTGGGTTTAGTGTATGACGGTGAAATCGGGGTCGGCAATGAAGATTCGGAGAAGCTCGTTTCCAAAACTGCATCCGGAATTACCGTCGGACTGCCCGGTGTGACATTCATAGAACAAACTGCGGTCGTTACGCCTTACAGTTCGGGCAATAGCAGCATGTGGTCGGGCAGCGTAGGCCAGATCAGCGCCACCTTTTTCAGGCATTTCGTGGTGGACATAAATTTCGACAAGATGATCATAACTCTGAGGGAGCCTGGAAATTACGAATATGGAGGCAAGGGCGTCGCAATCCCATGGCAGCCCCTGGGATTTGGTCCCTGGTCAATTCCGGCGACACTGCAGATGCAGGACGGACGCAGTATATCAATGAAGCTGTTGATGGATCTTGGCTATAACGATCGGCTACAGCTTGTAGTTGGCGGTGAACATAATATCACTCTGCCTGAAATGAAACTACCCGCCAGCCTCGGCTTCAATATACAGCGCGTGGAAACTCGCGGATTTGTCGCCCGACTCCCGCAAATTGATATCGGGGGTTATCGGATAAACGATCTGATTGCAAGTTACGTATCCGAGGAACATCGTGATCAGGCGATTTATGAGGCGATGATCGGACTGGAGCTGCTGTCACGTTTCAATCTTGTCTTTGATTATCATCGGCGACGGCTGTTTGTCGAGCCCAACAGTTCATTCGATACTCCTTTCGAATACGATATGTCAGGCTTTGTAATGGCAGTTGCGTTGCAGGGTTACGCCATAATTCAACAGGTTCACGAACGTTCTCCTGCCGAGGAGGCAGGTTTGCAGGTAGGCGACAAAATACTCAGGATTAACGACAAGTTGATCACTGACTATGGCAGTCTCGATCTGCGCTCAATGTTCAAACAGGAGGGTGCGGTAGTGAATGTGCGCATAGAGCGCGACAGCGAGGAGAAGGAAGTATCATTGATACTCAGGCGCATCATCTGA